A stretch of the Drosophila sulfurigaster albostrigata strain 15112-1811.04 chromosome 2L, ASM2355843v2, whole genome shotgun sequence genome encodes the following:
- the LOC133835060 gene encoding NF-kappa-B inhibitor cactus, producing MWNQKATAATSDNNKEKAPTTTTTTAADDCSCAADGVSVASTANPASVEQQPKVPAAIENNSKQITATTTNTTSSFGGRSNESSSSEKKELAAQSETTDSGFISGPQSTQIFSEEIFEDNDEESSSDKGQQKPEQQQQQQLGKDKKPATATVSDSGFLTEEIEVSGEQQTEQEQEQETEMRLKYNVDKGTKQWTVQSSLASDEPINNLNSATTTANNPPSSNNTTTTGRNKNAAQTTTNVGLNNSNIMNAWEQFFQQNDDGDTPLHLACISGYMDVVEALIRMAPHPCLLNIQNDVAQTPLHLAALTAQPTILRRLLLAGAEPTVRDRHGNTALHLSTIAGEKQCVRALTEKFGASEIQEAHRHYGYLSNDKAVSSLSYARLPADLEMRNYDGERCVHLAAEGGHIDILRILVSHGADINAREGKGGRTPLHIAIEYCNEDLANFLLDECEKLNLETATYAGLTAYQVASVLNKSRMQNILKNRGAETLTPPDSDCDSSDIEDLDDTKMYDRFGDPRYFVSYSGGNPMTVA from the exons ATGTGGAAccaaaaggcaacagcagcaacaagtgaTAATAACAAGGAAAaggcaccaacaacaaccaccacaacagcagcggaCGATTGTAGCTGTGCTGCTGATGGTGTTAGTGTTGCCAGCACTGCCAATCCAGCCAGTGTTGAGCAACAACCCAAAGTGCCCgcagcaattgaaaataacagtaaacaaataacagcaacaacaacaaacacaacatcATCATTTGGCGGCAGAAGTaacgagagcagcagcagcgaaaaaaaagaattagcAGCACAAAGCGAAACAACTGATTCTGGTTTCATCTCTGGTCCGCAATCAACGCAAATCTTTAGTGAGGAAATATTCGAAGATAACGACGAAGAGTCGTCATCGGACAAGGGCCAACAAAaaccagagcaacagcaacaacaacaattgggtAAAGATAAGAAgccagcaacggcaacagtgTCGGATTCGGGCTTTCTAACCGAGGAAATTGAAGTCTCTGGAGAGCAGCAGACAGAGCAAGAGCAGGAACAGGAGACGGAAATGCGCCTCAAATACAATGTCGACAAGGGCACCAAGCAATGGACGGTACAATCGAGCCTGGCCAGCGACGAGCCTATTAACAATCTCAATTCAGCCACAACAACTGCCAATAATCcccccagcagcaacaatacaacaacaactggacgCAACAAGAATGCagcacagacaacaacaaatgttggACTCAATAATAGCAACATCATGAACGCATGGGAGCAATTCTTTCAACAGAACGACGATGGCGACAC TCCATTGCATTTGGCCTGTATCTCTGGCTATATGGATGTGGTTGAAGCCTTGATTCGCATGGCACCGCATCCATGCCTCTTGAATATCCAAAACGATGTAGCACAGACTCCACTCCATTTGGCTGCTCTAACCGCACAGCCAACAATTCTGCGCAGGCTTCTTCTGGCTGGCGCCGAG CCCACAGTACGTGATCGACATGGCAATACAGCCCTCCATCTATCCACGATCGCGGGCGAGAAGCAATGTGTGCGCGCTCTGACCGAGAAATTTGGCGCTAGTGAAATTCAGGAGGCGCATCGTCATTATGGCTACCTTTCAAACGATAAGGCAGTCAGTTCACTGAGCTATGCCCGCCTGCCCGCTGATCTGGAGATGCGCAATTATGATG GTGAACGTTGCGTACATTTGGCCGCTGAGGGTGGACACATTGACATTTTGCGCATTTTAGTATCACACGGAGCCGACATTAATGCCAGG gAGGGAAAAGGTGGACGCACACCACTGCACATTGCTATCGAGTACTGCAATGAGGATCTGGCCAACTTTTTGCTGGATGAGTGCGAGAAACTGAACCTAGAGACAGCCACATATGCCGGACTAACGGCATATCAAGTCGCAAGCGTATTGAATAAGTCACGTATGCAGAACATACTCAAGAACCGCGGTGCTGAGACATTAACGCCGCCCGATAGTGATTGTGACAGTAGCGATATTGAAGATTTAGACGATACGAAG ATGTACGATCGTTTCGGTGATCCGCGCTACTTTGTCAGCTATAGTGGCGGTAATCCTATGACAGTGGCTTAG
- the LOC133835069 gene encoding NIF3-like protein 1: MCQCCVELYLLHLLCVQLHEIVIYKRKKNFMLRCVGSLRKMASFSGQKLEQVVKQLESFAPTSLAEKWDNVGLLIEPTKNKLVQRLLLTNDLTEPVMGEALEKNVDLIISYHPPIFRPLTRITQSNWKERVVASCLLNSIALYSPHTAWDKVLGGVNDWLAKAVDIKGIKPLVPEVGAEPGTGSGRLVDTNMTISQLVQALQEHIQQCVHVAYAVEHHAKSQVSTVGICAGSGGSLLRGVQADVMITGEMSHHELLDFNHNGTTVLLCNHSNSERGYLKEFKALLSERLEGACELFISEKDKDPLQTVIRGDAQGAQSIQQ; the protein is encoded by the exons ATGTGCCAGTGTTGCGTAGagctttatttattacatttattgtgCGTACAGCTtcatgaaattgtaatttataaaagaaaaaagaattttatgtTACGTTGTGTGGGCAGTCTGCGGAAAATGGCCAGTTTTAGTGGACAGAAACTTGAGCAGGTGGTGAAACAGCTAGAAAGCTTTGCTCCTACCTCACTGGCTGAAAAATGGGACAACGTGGGACTGCTGATCGAGCCaactaaaaat AAATTAGTGCAGCGCTTATTGCTTACTAATGATCTCACAGAGCCCGTTATGGGCGAAGCTCTGGAGAAGAATGTGGATCTGATAATTAGCTATCATCCGCCAATTTTTCGGCCACTGACGCGGATCACACAATCAAATTGGAAGGAACGCGTAGTTGCCTCGTGTTTACTGAACTCCATAGCGCTCTATTCTCCACACACCGCCTGGGATAAGGTGTTGGGTGGCGTAAACGATTGGCTGGCTAAGGCTGTGGACATCAAGGGCATAAAGCCTTTGGTTCCTGAGGTAGGTGCCGAACCGGGGACTGGATCGGGACGCTTAGTGGACACAAATATGACCATCTCGCAGTTGGTGCAAGCGCTGCAGGAGCACATACAGCAATGCGTCCATGTGGCTTATGCAGTAGAGCACCATGCGAAATCACAAGTGAGCACTGTGGGCATTTGTGCCGGCTCTGGAGGATCGCTGTTGCGCGGTGTGCAGGCGGATGTGATGATTACGGGTGAAATGTCGCATCATGAGTTACTCGACTTCAATCACAATGGTACCACAGTATTGTTGTGCAACCACAGCAACTCGGAACGTGGATATCTTAAGGAATTTAAGGCGCTTCTAAGCGAACGTCTTGAGGGCGCCTGTGAATTGTTTATATCGGAAAAGGATAAAGATCCCTTGCAAACAGTAATCAGAGGCGATGCTCAAGGCGCACAGAGCATTCAACAGTAG
- the LOC133835070 gene encoding large ribosomal subunit protein uL4m, which translates to MLNFLNKTRQVLYPGVRNLSNTLAAHQSNVSSETTAVAGDKIAVPKPALILPQNYKDYAPVNKNSARQAWIENVDAVKERKLGLIELHPDVFAAQPRVDIIQENIEWQRKYRYVSLAHTKTRAEVHGGGRKPWPQKGQGRARHGSIRSPLFKGGGISHGPRSPTTHFYMLPFYKRVLGLTSTLSVKLAQDDLHVIENAEIPTRDAQFLKDLIKERNWGPSVLIIDKQDEFPENICYATDYLGYVNLMPAYGLNVYSMLKHDTLVLTVDAVKHLEQRLLYQLHRNDATSKGGKFKLDQV; encoded by the exons atgttgaatttcttaaataaaacgCGACAAGTGTTGTATCCCGGTGTGCGCAATCTGTCAAACACGCTTGCAGCTCACCAAAGCAATGTTAGCTCCGAAACGACAGCAGTGGCGGGTGATAAAATTGCAGTACCAAAACCGGCGCTAATTTTGCCACAGAACTACAAAGATTATGCGCCGGTAAACAAGAACAGTGCACGCCAGGCATGGATTGAGAATGTGGATGCTGTGAAGGAGCGGAAACTGGGTCTCATCGAACTGCATCCCGATGTGTTTGCAGCTCAGCCGCGTGTCGACATCATACAGGAGAATATCGAATGGCAGCGCAAGTATCGTTATGTAAGTCTGGCGCACACCAAAACACGCGCCGAAGTTCACGGCGGCGGTCGCAAGCCGTGGCCACAAAAGGGACAGGGTCGCGCTCGTCATGGCTCTATACGCTCGCCACTGTTTAAGGGAGGTGGCATTAGCCACGGTCCACGTTCGCCCACCACACATTTTTATATGCTGCCGTTTTATAAACGTGTTTTGGGTCTAACCTCGACATTGAGTGTTAAGCTCGCCCAGGATGACTTGCATGTGATTGAAAACGCTGAGATTCCCACACGCGATGCACAATTTCTGAAGGATCTGATAAAGGAGCGCAACTGGGGACCCTCTGTGCTGATTATCGACAA GCAAGATGAGTTTCCGGAAAACATTTGCTATGCCACCGATTATCTGGGCTACGTGAATCTGATGCCTGCGTATGGACTGAACGTCTATTCAATGCTGAAGCACGACACTTTGGTACTGACTGTAGACGCCGTGAAGCATTTAGAGCAGCGTTTGCTGTACCAACTGCATCGCAATGATGCAACGAGCAAGGGCGGCAAATTCAAGTTGGATCaagtttaa